A section of the Acidiphilium acidophilum genome encodes:
- a CDS encoding DUF736 domain-containing protein: MAIIGTFTRDQHGFNGTIKTLTLNVAAQIKKVEVSSEKAPDYRVSAGPVELGAGWTKTSQAGKEYISVKLDDPSFPAPVFASLVEQDAGFALIWNRS; this comes from the coding sequence ATGGCGATCATCGGCACCTTTACCCGCGACCAGCACGGCTTCAACGGCACCATCAAGACGCTCACCCTGAACGTGGCAGCACAGATCAAGAAGGTCGAAGTTTCCAGCGAGAAAGCGCCTGACTACCGGGTCTCCGCCGGCCCGGTCGAACTCGGAGCGGGATGGACGAAAACAAGCCAAGCCGGCAAGGAATATATCTCGGTCAAACTCGACGATCCGAGCTTCCCCGCGCCGGTGTTCGCTAGCCTGGTAGAACAGGACGCCGGGTTTGCACTCATCTGGAACCGCTCATAA